In Roseomonas sp. OT10, the genomic stretch GCAGCAGGTCGCCCAGCTCCACCTTGCGCCCCGCCTCGGCCACGCGCCGCTCGCGCTCCGCCCGGCCGATGCCGCGGACCTTGAGCGGGTAGGCGATGTTCTCGCCCACCGTCAGGTGCGGGTAGAGGCCGTAGTTCTGGAACACCATCGCCACGTCGCGGTCCTTGGGCGGCAGGTCGTTCACCAGCCGATCGCCGATGCGGATCTCGCCGTGGCTCGGCTCCTCCAGCCCGGCGATCATGCGCATGGTGGTGGTCTTGCCGCAGCCGGAGGGACCGAGCAGGACGATGAACTCCCGGTCGGGGATGTGCAGCGTCTGGCGCTGCACGGCGACGAAGGAGGCCCAGGCCTTCTCGATCTCGGTCAGGGTGACGCTGGCCATTACCGTACCGCTCCCATGGTCATGCCCTGGACGAAGTGCTTCTGGATCGCCAGCGCGAGCAGGATCATGGGCGCCATGATCAGCAAGCCGGCGGCGGAGAGCAGGTGCCACTGCACCCCCTCCTCCGCGTTGAAGAGCTGGAGGCCGACCGGCAGGGTCACCGCGTCGCGCCGCGTCAGGATCAGGGCGAAGAGGAACTCGTTCCAAGAGATGATGAAGGCGAAGATCGCCGCCGTGATGATCCCGGGCGCGGCCATCGGCAGCACCACGTTGCGGATCACCTGCAACCGGGAGGAGCCGTCCACCATCGCCGCCTCCTCCGTCTCCAGCGGGATGCCGTCGATGAAGCCCTTGATCATCCAGACGGAGAACGGCATCACCACCGCGACGTCGACCAGGACGAGGGCGATGCGGCTGTCCAGCAGTCCGGCCTGGCGGAACATCAGGAAGAAGGGCAGCACGATCACCACCGCCGGCACGAACTGCGTCGCCAGGATGGTGGAGAGCAGCAGCTTCTCCCCCGGCAGACGGAAGCGGGAGAAGCTGTAGGCGGCGCACGTCGCCAGCGGGATCGCGATCAGCACGGTGGAAACGGCCACGACGGCGCTGTTCAGCAGCTTGAGGTGCACCTCGTAGGGCGGCTCCAGGATGCGCGCGAAGTTCTCCAGCGTCGGCGTGAAGATCAGGCGCAGCGAGAAGACATCCACGTTGTGCTTGAAGGCGGCCAGCGCGATCCAGACGATCGGCGTCAGCACCACCACCCCGGCCAGCAGCACCAGCGCCGTCTGCACGAGGTTCCAGAAGCCACGCGGCTTCATGCTCAGGCCCTCCGGAAGACGAAGCGGGTGTAGAGCACGGTCAGCGCCAGCATCGGCACCACCATCACCCAGGCGATGGCCGCAGCGTAGCCCATGTCGTAGTATTTGAAGCCGTTCAGGTAGGCCTGGTAGACGAGCGTCTCCGTCGCCTGTCCCGGCCCGCCCTGGGTCAGCATGAAGATCACGTCGAAGGCCTTCAGCGAGAAGACCGTCTTCAGGATCACCACCACCGCCAGTACGGGGCGCAGCTGCGGCACCACGATCTCCAGCACCACGCGCCAGGACGGGCTGCCGTCCACCTGCGCCGCCTCGATCGTGTCGCGCGGCACGGAGGCGAGGCCGCCGATCAGGATCAGCGTCATGAAGGGAGTCCAGGCCCAGACATCGGCCATCACCAGCGCGGCGAAGGCGAGGGTGGGAGAGGCTAGCCAGTTCACCCCGGCGAGCGGCGGGATCAGCGTGCCGAAGAGCGCGGCGAAGAGGCCGAATTCCGGGTGGAACATGAAGCGCCAGGAGACGCCGACCAGGGCCGGCGACATGGCGAAGGGCAGGATCAGCAGCGCCTGCACCGAACGCCGCAGCGGCCCGCCGCGCGAGAGCAGCAGCGCCAGCCCCAGCGCCAGCAGCGTGGTCAGCCCCACCGTCAGCCCGACGAAGAGCACGGTGTTCAGCACGGCGTTGAGGAAGTCGCCGGAGGAAAAGGCCATCTCGTAGTTCTCCGTCCCCACCCAGCCCTGCGGCCGGGGGGAACGGGAGAGCCGCCACTGCCGCAGGGACAGGGAGGCGGAATAGGCCAGCGGCCACAGGGCCGTCGCTGCCACCACCAGCACGGCCGGCAGCACCAACAGCCATTTCAACGTCCGGTCGCGCATCGCGGCCCCTCCCCTCCGGCGTCCCGCCTCAGCGGTAGCCGGCGCGGCGCAGTATCTCGCCCGCGCGGCTCGCAGCCTCGGTCAGCAGGCGCTTCGTGTCGCCGCCGGCGGCGGCGCGGGCGATGGCGTTGCTGATCGCATCCCCCACCTCCGGCCACTCGGCGAGCTGCGGCATGACGTCGCTGTGCTTGAGCGATTCCCAGCCCGCCGCCGGCACGCCGGCATTGGCCTCGTTCACCGCCGAATCCAGCAGGTTCGCCTTGTGGTTGACGACGTTGTTCTGGATCGGCTTGCCGGCGACGCTGCGCTCGGTGGCGTTGCGCTTGTCCAGCTCGGGGTTCGACACCCACTTCAGGAACTCCCAGGCCGCGTCCGCCTGGCGGGAGGTGTCGTTGATCGCGAAGGGC encodes the following:
- a CDS encoding carbohydrate ABC transporter permease; translation: MRDRTLKWLLVLPAVLVVAATALWPLAYSASLSLRQWRLSRSPRPQGWVGTENYEMAFSSGDFLNAVLNTVLFVGLTVGLTTLLALGLALLLSRGGPLRRSVQALLILPFAMSPALVGVSWRFMFHPEFGLFAALFGTLIPPLAGVNWLASPTLAFAALVMADVWAWTPFMTLILIGGLASVPRDTIEAAQVDGSPSWRVVLEIVVPQLRPVLAVVVILKTVFSLKAFDVIFMLTQGGPGQATETLVYQAYLNGFKYYDMGYAAAIAWVMVVPMLALTVLYTRFVFRRA
- a CDS encoding carbohydrate ABC transporter permease produces the protein MKPRGFWNLVQTALVLLAGVVVLTPIVWIALAAFKHNVDVFSLRLIFTPTLENFARILEPPYEVHLKLLNSAVVAVSTVLIAIPLATCAAYSFSRFRLPGEKLLLSTILATQFVPAVVIVLPFFLMFRQAGLLDSRIALVLVDVAVVMPFSVWMIKGFIDGIPLETEEAAMVDGSSRLQVIRNVVLPMAAPGIITAAIFAFIISWNEFLFALILTRRDAVTLPVGLQLFNAEEGVQWHLLSAAGLLIMAPMILLALAIQKHFVQGMTMGAVR